One segment of Acidianus sp. HS-5 DNA contains the following:
- a CDS encoding HEPN domain-containing protein translates to MLLGFTYPQTHNVRKLLAELAHITKMDEINKIVKEKRKDLSLVELSRVEGQYSLVDIDSELATDCLDTVENTILPLIKKIWGNKWCGD, encoded by the coding sequence TTGCTTTTAGGTTTTACATATCCTCAAACGCATAATGTCAGAAAACTTCTTGCGGAATTAGCTCACATTACTAAAATGGACGAAATAAATAAGATAGTCAAGGAAAAGAGGAAAGACCTCAGCTTAGTAGAGTTAAGCAGAGTTGAAGGGCAATACTCTCTGGTTGATATTGACTCTGAGCTTGCAACTGATTGCTTGGATACTGTAGAAAATACTATATTACCTTTAATAAAGAAAATATGGGGTAACAAGTGGTGTGGGGATTAG
- a CDS encoding AbrB family transcriptional regulator — translation MPKEIREKFNSNEFYVVDLPYGIMLIPRVKDPIKALEEEGKKLPDIPIKELKKMIREEAEKEIGLR, via the coding sequence TTGCCTAAAGAAATTAGAGAGAAGTTTAACTCCAACGAGTTTTACGTTGTCGATCTACCTTACGGGATAATGTTAATCCCCAGAGTAAAGGACCCAATAAAGGCGTTGGAAGAAGAGGGTAAAAAATTGCCAGACATCCCTATTAAGGAGCTGAAGAAGATGATTAGGGAAGAAGCTGAGAAGGAAATTGGTTTACGCTGA
- a CDS encoding SDR family oxidoreductase, producing MDLGLKNKVAIVTGGSQGIGKGIIDVLKNEGVITVNFDVKEPSYDVDFFKVDVSNKDQVIKGINYVMSKYGRIDILVNNAGIESYGSVHEVDEDEWDRIMNVNVKGAFLMSKYTIPHMLDKGGVIVNIASIQSFATQRRVVAYTTSKHALLGLTRSIAVDYAPKIRCVAVCPGSIRTPLLDWAAEEEVGKENVEEKIREWGEIYPMKRVGKPEEVGYLVAFLASDLASFITGQCVTIDGGLTALIPISTPEKR from the coding sequence ATGGATCTGGGTTTAAAAAATAAGGTTGCAATAGTCACCGGAGGGTCACAAGGCATAGGTAAGGGAATAATAGATGTATTAAAAAATGAAGGAGTTATTACTGTTAACTTTGACGTTAAGGAACCTTCATACGACGTCGATTTCTTTAAAGTAGACGTTTCAAACAAGGATCAAGTAATAAAAGGAATAAACTACGTTATGTCAAAGTACGGTAGGATAGACATCTTAGTTAATAATGCGGGAATTGAAAGTTACGGTTCCGTCCACGAGGTAGATGAGGACGAGTGGGATAGAATAATGAACGTAAATGTGAAGGGAGCATTTTTGATGTCAAAATATACTATCCCTCACATGTTAGATAAGGGCGGAGTCATAGTAAATATTGCATCAATACAGTCCTTTGCAACGCAGAGGAGAGTTGTAGCATATACTACGAGTAAGCATGCATTACTGGGCTTAACTAGGAGTATCGCGGTAGATTATGCTCCTAAAATAAGGTGCGTTGCCGTGTGTCCGGGATCAATTAGAACACCATTATTAGATTGGGCTGCAGAAGAGGAGGTTGGGAAGGAAAACGTTGAAGAGAAGATAAGAGAGTGGGGAGAAATATATCCAATGAAGAGAGTAGGCAAACCGGAGGAGGTAGGGTATTTAGTTGCTTTCCTCGCTTCAGACTTAGCTTCTTTCATAACAGGACAGTGCGTTACAATTGACGGAGGACTAACTGCTCTAATCCCTATTAGCACTCCAGAGAAACGTTAG
- a CDS encoding AAA family ATPase yields the protein MEVAVYCGKIYSWTNEVCNHSGYTVLDYNSVKDWVNSHGEGDYLIFGTDVMPYSLYDYPKRPISETLIFKFMERGGTVIWAGDIPFYYVDKEGKKEEIFKNANPFPFIPQNFEHRPVSNTSENTIVGEMLEYEHKDSWRPVGIHPLLIPISKVSENSYSTWIYKHGKGKFVRVYDSPYVNAKYVLSLPERLSKLGIGIRIRNFRRFSDFKMVLPKIKIGVIIGKNNVGKTSILEALAMLGNNADKIKKFRGKITDGFSETELFLNYEYYKSKFSDSKVENDLIANVILIYSHLTDEVPEVSSSLLKKVTDLLSYFDPNIFYVYNSPSGIRVLFKDKTDISINELGYGYRSLINFVISYLVYQPKIILIDDLEGFAFHPELLKAFYDFLLKLDAELILITTQSSDVYYYLASKNSDDVRFILINENYEVLTSEEALNIAEYEDLRYRVLKGSGGSH from the coding sequence ATGGAAGTTGCAGTATACTGCGGGAAAATATATAGCTGGACTAATGAGGTCTGTAATCACTCGGGCTATACAGTGCTAGATTATAACTCAGTGAAAGATTGGGTAAACTCTCACGGTGAAGGAGATTACCTAATTTTCGGCACTGACGTCATGCCTTATTCGTTATACGACTATCCTAAAAGACCAATAAGCGAAACTTTAATCTTCAAATTCATGGAAAGGGGAGGTACAGTAATTTGGGCTGGAGATATTCCATTTTATTATGTTGACAAAGAAGGGAAAAAGGAGGAAATTTTCAAAAACGCGAATCCTTTCCCTTTTATTCCTCAAAACTTTGAACACAGACCGGTGTCTAACACTAGTGAAAATACTATCGTTGGAGAAATGCTGGAGTATGAACACAAGGACTCTTGGAGACCTGTGGGAATTCATCCTTTATTAATTCCAATAAGTAAGGTTTCTGAAAACTCGTACTCTACTTGGATTTACAAGCACGGTAAAGGTAAGTTCGTCAGAGTTTACGACTCCCCTTACGTTAACGCAAAATATGTATTAAGCTTACCGGAAAGGTTATCTAAACTGGGCATAGGAATTAGAATAAGGAACTTCAGGAGGTTTAGTGACTTTAAAATGGTCTTGCCTAAAATTAAAATTGGAGTAATAATAGGCAAAAATAACGTTGGAAAGACTTCAATCTTAGAGGCTTTGGCGATGCTAGGGAATAATGCGGATAAGATAAAGAAGTTTAGAGGAAAAATAACTGATGGATTTTCTGAAACTGAACTCTTCTTGAACTATGAATACTATAAAAGCAAGTTTTCCGACTCTAAGGTAGAAAACGATCTCATTGCTAACGTTATATTAATATACTCCCACCTTACTGACGAGGTGCCGGAAGTCAGCTCCTCGTTACTGAAGAAAGTTACTGACTTGTTGAGTTATTTTGATCCAAACATATTTTACGTATATAATTCTCCCAGCGGAATTAGAGTTCTATTCAAGGATAAAACAGACATTTCAATTAACGAATTAGGCTACGGATATAGGAGTTTGATAAATTTCGTAATCTCTTACTTAGTTTACCAACCTAAGATTATATTAATTGACGACTTAGAGGGTTTTGCCTTCCATCCAGAACTTCTTAAAGCATTTTACGATTTCCTTTTAAAGCTCGACGCAGAACTAATACTGATTACAACCCAGAGCAGTGACGTTTATTATTACCTAGCTAGTAAAAACTCCGACGATGTTAGGTTCATTTTGATTAACGAGAATTACGAGGTATTGACTTCTGAAGAGGCTCTTAATATTGCAGAGTACGAGGATTTAAGGTATAGGGTATTAAAGGGCTCTGGTGGGTCACACTGA
- a CDS encoding HEPN domain-containing protein, giving the protein MTSLDNATTLCKRALNYLRVAKKAFEEGFYDVSATNCQISAELLIKSTCF; this is encoded by the coding sequence ATGACGTCACTCGATAATGCGACAACCTTGTGCAAGAGAGCGTTAAATTACCTAAGGGTTGCAAAGAAAGCATTTGAAGAAGGGTTTTATGACGTTTCAGCAACTAATTGCCAGATCTCTGCTGAATTGCTAATAAAATCTACTTGCTTTTAG
- a CDS encoding HEPN domain-containing protein encodes MGNKYISCAELFLEEAKRDLEAAELLYNGKYEEQSLFYLQQANEKSHKAFRCIIQYLFQSLPEGIGKCLKSKLNRTSPYYAIIYASTYHIKQFKIDDIEEFFKNKYSHDTVKGYYEELEEFTREFKFLKNVLLFTLSSISENVAKQAEILIKIIMEKIISEEIKELKDYLNEDNEENTKNTNTQYNKEEEYIKKIFEYNKVLSDKTYLAILNMLLSILSSLVISHIITTFDEKRKAEFNNYFTYIVEITSYSLISYKLLIILNLLLNNYAEISRYPDIKNGKSTKSRIPSYISQNLKLILDSSKFPLDFIERLFNFIKDIDSKFGDLCKNLHQNNITEIIKRLDEFLSTNRINFSSLEDIINALSQKLKGS; translated from the coding sequence GTGGGCAATAAATACATATCTTGTGCTGAATTATTCTTAGAAGAAGCTAAAAGAGATTTGGAAGCCGCAGAATTACTATATAATGGAAAGTATGAAGAGCAGTCTCTATTCTACCTGCAACAGGCTAATGAGAAGTCTCATAAGGCTTTTAGATGCATTATACAATACTTATTTCAGAGCCTTCCTGAAGGAATAGGAAAGTGTTTAAAAAGTAAGTTAAATAGGACATCACCGTATTATGCTATCATATACGCTTCTACTTATCACATTAAACAATTTAAAATTGATGACATCGAAGAATTTTTTAAGAATAAGTATTCTCACGATACGGTAAAAGGATACTATGAAGAACTTGAAGAATTTACTAGGGAATTTAAGTTCCTAAAAAACGTGTTACTATTTACATTATCTAGTATATCAGAAAATGTAGCCAAACAAGCAGAAATATTAATTAAAATAATTATGGAAAAAATTATAAGTGAAGAAATTAAAGAATTAAAAGATTATTTAAATGAAGATAATGAAGAAAATACAAAAAATACAAATACACAGTATAATAAGGAAGAAGAGTATATAAAAAAGATTTTTGAATATAACAAGGTTCTTAGTGATAAAACGTATTTAGCAATATTAAATATGTTACTTTCAATATTAAGCTCATTAGTTATCTCCCATATAATAACTACATTTGATGAAAAAAGAAAGGCCGAGTTCAATAATTATTTTACTTATATAGTCGAAATCACTTCTTATTCACTTATATCTTATAAATTATTAATAATATTAAATTTATTATTAAATAATTATGCAGAGATATCTAGATATCCTGATATTAAAAACGGTAAATCTACGAAGAGTCGTATACCAAGTTATATATCTCAAAACTTAAAGCTAATTCTCGATTCTTCTAAATTTCCATTAGATTTTATAGAAAGACTATTTAATTTTATAAAAGATATAGACAGTAAGTTTGGAGATTTATGTAAGAATTTACATCAGAATAATATTACTGAAATAATAAAACGGTTAGATGAGTTCTTATCAACTAATAGAATAAACTTCTCATCGTTAGAGGATATTATTAATGCATTAAGTCAAAAACTTAAGGGGAGCTAA
- a CDS encoding AAA family ATPase has protein sequence MNWTLTVKNFGPFKDLSIDLKPLTIFIGRNSTGKSLLLRLLWSISSAEPKDFEKEFENLGGYSKKGTLSLKDKGAVKEYAKLYMRAFSISLLKGIEKKINDVLGISGGIKISSELTTLTVGSSIEPSLDELVEVEVERTSPLSLVFKVKGEEVREDNIYTKDDLDDVLFTRSMHFTYSLFYPLLNPGVTTFLVDGRANLTEFLQSSIRLYDLLDPVSKEYVDSYYKLLNEFNEGKVDISMLRDFLDELGFKVVEKDGFKLPYVEMWNKTNLPLSQAPSGIRESLSIALALGSQGVSVVYIEEPEAHLHPKAQRILAKLIANAVNNGKYVLLTTHSDYLLYSLSNIIALSRKGTGALEPNKVAVYLLRREGEFSKAEKVRVDEEGISEEEFTKVAEEILDERDYIFG, from the coding sequence ATGAATTGGACGCTTACAGTCAAGAACTTTGGTCCGTTTAAGGATTTATCAATAGACTTGAAACCGCTGACGATATTTATAGGTAGGAACAGCACAGGCAAATCGTTACTCCTGAGGCTTTTGTGGAGCATTTCCTCTGCTGAGCCAAAGGATTTTGAAAAGGAATTTGAGAATCTAGGAGGATATTCAAAGAAAGGTACGCTTTCACTAAAGGATAAGGGAGCCGTAAAGGAGTACGCAAAGCTCTACATGAGGGCGTTTTCCATCTCCTTACTTAAAGGCATTGAGAAAAAGATTAATGACGTCTTAGGTATATCAGGGGGAATAAAAATATCCTCAGAACTTACGACTCTAACTGTAGGGTCTTCAATAGAACCCAGCTTAGATGAATTAGTAGAGGTTGAGGTTGAAAGGACTTCCCCTCTAAGTCTAGTTTTTAAGGTTAAAGGAGAAGAGGTAAGAGAAGATAATATATATACAAAGGACGATTTAGATGACGTGTTGTTCACGCGTTCCATGCATTTTACTTATTCGTTATTTTACCCACTCCTTAACCCTGGAGTAACAACGTTTCTAGTAGACGGTAGGGCTAATTTAACTGAGTTCTTACAGTCATCTATAAGGTTATATGACCTTCTAGACCCAGTAAGTAAAGAATACGTTGATTCCTACTATAAACTCTTAAATGAGTTTAATGAGGGCAAAGTCGACATAAGCATGTTGAGGGATTTCTTAGACGAACTAGGCTTTAAGGTGGTAGAGAAGGACGGGTTTAAATTGCCTTATGTGGAAATGTGGAATAAAACTAACTTGCCCCTTTCACAAGCTCCTTCAGGGATCAGAGAATCGCTTTCTATTGCCTTAGCTTTAGGAAGTCAAGGAGTCTCAGTAGTCTATATCGAAGAACCTGAGGCACATCTACACCCTAAAGCACAGAGGATATTAGCGAAACTCATAGCAAACGCCGTAAATAATGGAAAGTATGTCCTTCTCACAACACACAGTGATTATCTACTTTACTCTCTGAGTAATATTATAGCATTATCACGTAAAGGAACTGGAGCCTTAGAGCCAAATAAGGTGGCTGTTTATTTGCTGAGGAGAGAAGGCGAATTTTCTAAAGCAGAAAAAGTTAGGGTAGACGAAGAAGGAATCTCTGAGGAGGAGTTTACGAAGGTTGCAGAAGAAATTCTAGACGAGAGGGACTATATATTTGGTTGA
- a CDS encoding glycine zipper 2TM domain-containing protein — translation MPEYIARYIVRNREITVKYSAENDDESVKLANSICEKLEERDIEELIIDKIIGSIISATIGNSIAEDNKVLGTVLGAISGALIGHIIDNFITETIYSKKYPCIRPRQLSELHKYVDIKRLEDAVNAR, via the coding sequence ATGCCAGAGTACATTGCAAGGTATATCGTGAGGAACAGGGAGATCACCGTTAAGTATTCTGCAGAGAATGATGACGAAAGCGTTAAGCTGGCTAATTCCATTTGCGAAAAACTAGAGGAGAGAGACATTGAGGAATTAATTATAGATAAAATAATTGGTAGTATTATAAGTGCAACTATAGGTAATTCAATAGCAGAGGATAATAAGGTTCTGGGTACTGTACTAGGCGCAATATCTGGAGCCTTAATAGGTCATATTATAGATAATTTCATAACAGAAACCATTTATAGTAAGAAGTACCCTTGCATTAGACCCAGGCAACTATCGGAGTTACATAAGTATGTGGATATTAAGAGATTAGAGGACGCAGTTAATGCACGCTAA
- a CDS encoding AsnC family protein, whose translation MLIEKEKLILSELLYYLQRFGDLNPKVIGAISRIKDADKVIDWLRKNFEYRLAPFPRWEALGLRKYYVTIYSNYSNISLYDLYDLFDGTPTFILRDVLNPLVINLLIYYNSSKFDEVLDYLQGEGIIYHYDIHEVKEEKFYPIDYSNFDFEKREFTGLLSSPKESFELPDLTEGFTPDDIDVKIIGKKQAKSVSSLKEISTLLGISFKDVLYHTQAHVIGKGLIVGYSIYLFKPDFRLEISFGEKETLEELSRIPSMYLSYKLDDGIYYAHVFDNSSRLLDYLDFISSLKSRDTIEVYIHPFNSKYMLTASIPYEHFQNGRWNFNTQVMMLRAEKFAKSIEKNE comes from the coding sequence GTGTTAATTGAGAAAGAGAAGTTAATTCTCTCAGAGCTTCTATATTACTTACAAAGATTCGGGGATTTAAATCCTAAGGTTATTGGCGCAATATCAAGAATTAAGGATGCTGATAAGGTAATTGATTGGCTCAGGAAAAATTTTGAATATAGATTAGCACCATTTCCAAGGTGGGAGGCTTTAGGATTAAGAAAATATTATGTGACTATTTATTCAAACTATTCTAATATTTCCTTGTATGATTTATATGACCTCTTTGATGGTACTCCAACCTTTATCTTAAGGGACGTTCTTAACCCTCTTGTGATTAATCTTCTAATTTATTATAACTCCTCAAAGTTTGATGAGGTTCTAGACTATTTGCAAGGTGAGGGAATAATTTACCATTACGATATTCATGAGGTTAAGGAAGAAAAATTCTACCCAATTGATTACTCAAACTTTGATTTCGAAAAGAGGGAATTTACTGGACTTCTATCTTCTCCTAAAGAATCCTTTGAACTACCGGACTTAACTGAAGGATTTACTCCAGATGATATTGACGTTAAAATTATAGGTAAAAAACAAGCAAAATCCGTTTCCTCACTTAAGGAAATATCTACCCTGTTAGGAATTTCATTTAAAGACGTCCTTTATCATACTCAGGCTCACGTTATAGGCAAGGGACTAATAGTAGGATACTCGATATATTTATTCAAGCCAGATTTTAGGCTTGAAATAAGCTTTGGAGAGAAAGAGACTTTAGAGGAACTTAGTAGGATACCCAGCATGTACCTTAGTTATAAGTTGGATGATGGAATTTACTACGCTCATGTATTTGATAACTCATCTAGGCTATTAGATTACCTGGACTTCATCTCTAGTCTAAAGAGTAGGGATACTATAGAAGTTTACATTCATCCATTTAACTCAAAGTATATGCTAACTGCATCAATTCCTTATGAACACTTCCAGAACGGAAGGTGGAACTTTAACACTCAGGTTATGATGCTAAGGGCAGAGAAGTTTGCAAAGTCAATAGAGAAAAACGAATAG
- a CDS encoding conjugative plasmid protein (pARN3): MRELSYNEIVVLNPLQTKYQLLTPRVLIPLYAAINDGIYTLNRAERTKNFVGVLGIAVGVLVLLFVILFGIFGLLLTLSVSFFIYKMIGLSLSLVFIAGGIFGIIKLVKVGKRLNVNRLEGDLVVPWSEVKTISVVNIRQEVVSSSFISPDFKEIGDWHVITVDGRDITIPNVDDPINKLNYVKAKFNLRF; the protein is encoded by the coding sequence ATGAGAGAACTTAGCTACAACGAAATTGTAGTACTTAACCCTTTGCAGACTAAATATCAACTGCTGACGCCTAGGGTTCTTATTCCTTTGTATGCAGCAATAAATGACGGAATATATACACTAAATAGGGCTGAAAGGACAAAGAATTTTGTAGGAGTACTAGGTATTGCAGTAGGAGTTCTTGTTCTGTTATTTGTTATACTGTTTGGAATTTTTGGTTTATTATTAACTCTCTCCGTAAGTTTTTTTATTTATAAAATGATAGGACTATCCTTATCTCTAGTATTTATTGCAGGAGGAATATTTGGAATAATTAAATTAGTGAAAGTAGGAAAGAGGCTTAACGTTAACAGGTTAGAAGGTGATCTGGTAGTACCTTGGAGTGAGGTGAAAACGATAAGCGTAGTGAATATTAGGCAGGAGGTTGTATCATCTAGTTTTATATCTCCAGATTTTAAGGAAATTGGTGACTGGCACGTCATAACAGTGGACGGTAGAGATATAACAATTCCTAATGTCGACGACCCAATAAATAAACTGAATTATGTTAAAGCAAAGTTTAATCTGAGATTCTAG
- a CDS encoding mannonate dehydratase: MQKIRIAEILLESSPTPFWSILKQIGVDEATGILPRWYPDWRQWRAYDPWDYVPLSNYKRMVEDAGFKLTVIEDNPPMDKIMYGLPGKEEQLESVARLIENMGKLGIQVWCYNWMPDGWLRTRTALQGRGGALTSGFYEEDLKDSPPRLGKIDKATLWRNLKDFLSFILPIAEEANVRLAIHPDDPPLDEINGVARIMNTVGAFDKLIEEFPSEYNGITFDHSIFSLMAGDLVSVVRHFLEKKRIFFVHFREVVGNKSRFEEVFIDEGVTRQFEAMREYVRHGFYGPFRVDHTPTLLGDTMSVPGYSVLGRIHAIGYLQGLFRAAVESLEGDTNNS, from the coding sequence ATGCAAAAGATCCGCATTGCGGAAATCTTGCTTGAGAGTTCTCCTACACCCTTCTGGAGTATTTTAAAACAGATTGGTGTAGACGAGGCTACTGGAATACTCCCAAGGTGGTACCCTGATTGGAGGCAGTGGAGGGCTTACGACCCTTGGGATTACGTCCCACTCTCTAATTATAAAAGGATGGTTGAGGACGCTGGGTTTAAGCTTACTGTAATTGAGGATAATCCTCCAATGGATAAGATAATGTATGGCTTGCCGGGAAAGGAGGAACAGTTAGAAAGTGTGGCTAGGTTGATAGAGAACATGGGTAAGTTGGGGATACAAGTTTGGTGTTATAATTGGATGCCGGACGGTTGGTTAAGGACTAGGACTGCTCTACAAGGTAGGGGAGGTGCACTCACCTCGGGCTTTTATGAGGAGGATTTGAAAGATTCACCTCCGAGATTGGGGAAAATTGATAAGGCTACACTGTGGAGGAATTTGAAGGATTTCCTGAGTTTTATTTTACCTATAGCTGAGGAGGCTAACGTTAGGTTGGCGATTCATCCCGATGACCCTCCTTTGGATGAAATTAACGGCGTTGCTAGGATAATGAATACTGTTGGGGCTTTTGATAAGCTGATTGAGGAATTTCCCAGTGAATATAATGGTATAACTTTTGACCACTCGATCTTTTCATTAATGGCTGGCGATTTAGTCTCGGTAGTTAGGCACTTTCTAGAGAAGAAGAGGATATTCTTTGTGCACTTTAGGGAGGTTGTTGGTAATAAAAGTAGGTTTGAGGAGGTGTTCATTGACGAAGGTGTTACGAGGCAATTTGAGGCAATGAGGGAGTACGTAAGGCACGGCTTTTACGGTCCATTTAGGGTAGATCACACTCCCACATTATTAGGAGATACCATGTCCGTCCCGGGTTATTCAGTGCTGGGGAGGATTCACGCAATCGGTTATCTCCAAGGGTTATTTAGGGCCGCAGTAGAAAGTCTGGAAGGTGATACCAATAATAGCTAG
- a CDS encoding nucleotidyltransferase domain-containing protein, with product MWGLDYIKYLENNWLSIAKKVKAIAEKHGKVDKVIVFGSVIKGKVTGSSDLDIAVFYNEELTSKEKIRRTLEILDEVNEEIADIDLQVLSKSEEEFFLKFVGEYVEV from the coding sequence GTGTGGGGATTAGATTACATAAAGTACCTGGAGAACAATTGGCTTAGCATTGCGAAGAAGGTTAAAGCAATTGCAGAAAAGCACGGCAAGGTTGATAAGGTAATAGTTTTCGGTTCGGTAATTAAGGGGAAGGTGACGGGAAGTAGTGATTTAGATATTGCGGTATTTTATAACGAGGAGCTTACAAGCAAGGAAAAGATAAGGAGAACCTTGGAAATCCTAGATGAGGTGAATGAGGAGATTGCTGACATAGACCTTCAAGTCCTATCGAAGAGCGAGGAGGAATTCTTCCTTAAGTTTGTTGGGGAATACGTAGAAGTATAA
- a CDS encoding AAA family ATPase, producing the protein MLYRVKGKQGLMIINFDAKGYYVLDDNKRVLNAYGEKGKLYVYVNTQTRYVYLFKGNDNEYPKDKVFTLSYPEDFKVIKYDKCESKSEVNDEFLLNNEKNSLAYLYSKREVKTPLYLELSYCYEGDADNLILGLFAESEPDAVPECHGKMLGGCGKYYSKGSIAIGFDPHYSRTGLIIVNEDGKCQTINAGRDLTGCHTLKLLANERVELRIDDSVLFSLGLPRHQGSIYLVANSGDNTARVKVNSLNVYEGEVTVVNEVEKAGFSEIEIKNFRGIKYGKLDLDRVNVIIGANNAGKTTILDAIYLLSDPEQKPPGFNDALELLAYLHGVKKGNKFIYRFYNTAFPPELRGDEVKYDDIIKYVKSGKNKKEAKALYLSPRLMARYAKFIKDNWEEISNYTEIFTEIFGEINEINVEKYLTMTLEPFGGTYTFYLIRKDGKRVRLNDVGEGIKIYIISRILYEYLKPSIILWDDIESHFNPSLLGKVVAWFSSIPSQVLVTTHNLDVAKDIAKDGKCIDVDIDEDGVLITKEIQDLEEYLKLGLDPRAVIRSGKSKAINH; encoded by the coding sequence ATGCTATATAGAGTTAAAGGCAAGCAAGGGCTGATGATTATTAACTTTGACGCTAAAGGTTATTACGTCTTAGACGACAATAAAAGGGTCTTAAATGCGTATGGAGAAAAAGGTAAACTATACGTTTACGTTAATACTCAAACTCGTTACGTTTACTTGTTTAAGGGTAATGATAATGAATACCCTAAGGACAAGGTGTTTACTCTCTCATACCCGGAGGATTTTAAGGTGATTAAATACGATAAATGTGAAAGTAAATCAGAAGTAAATGACGAGTTCCTGCTTAATAACGAGAAGAATTCATTAGCTTATCTATACTCCAAGAGGGAAGTGAAAACTCCCTTATATCTGGAGTTAAGCTATTGTTATGAAGGCGATGCTGATAACCTCATATTAGGGCTCTTTGCAGAAAGTGAACCAGACGCTGTACCGGAATGCCACGGTAAGATGTTGGGTGGGTGTGGGAAATATTATTCTAAAGGTAGTATTGCAATAGGTTTTGATCCTCATTACTCTAGGACTGGATTAATAATAGTAAATGAAGATGGCAAATGCCAAACGATTAATGCAGGTAGAGATTTAACAGGCTGTCATACATTGAAGCTTCTGGCTAACGAGAGGGTAGAGTTAAGGATAGACGACTCTGTTCTTTTTTCACTCGGATTGCCAAGGCATCAGGGTTCAATTTACTTGGTTGCCAATAGCGGAGATAATACTGCAAGAGTGAAAGTGAATTCGCTGAACGTTTATGAGGGGGAAGTAACTGTAGTAAATGAAGTCGAGAAAGCAGGTTTTAGCGAGATAGAGATTAAGAACTTTAGGGGGATAAAGTACGGTAAACTCGACCTTGATAGGGTTAATGTTATAATTGGCGCAAATAACGCCGGAAAAACTACGATTTTGGACGCAATTTATTTACTCTCAGACCCTGAACAGAAACCTCCGGGATTTAATGACGCCCTGGAGTTATTGGCGTATCTTCACGGAGTTAAAAAAGGTAACAAGTTCATATATAGGTTTTATAATACTGCATTTCCTCCGGAGCTGAGGGGAGATGAGGTAAAATACGACGATATTATAAAATATGTTAAAAGTGGTAAAAATAAAAAAGAGGCAAAGGCTTTATATTTAAGTCCAAGATTAATGGCTCGTTACGCTAAATTTATAAAAGATAATTGGGAGGAAATTTCTAACTATACTGAAATATTTACTGAGATTTTTGGGGAAATTAACGAGATTAACGTTGAGAAATATTTAACAATGACGTTAGAACCTTTTGGTGGAACTTATACTTTTTACTTAATTAGAAAGGATGGCAAGAGGGTAAGACTTAACGACGTTGGAGAGGGAATTAAAATCTACATAATTTCGAGGATATTATATGAGTACTTAAAGCCTAGTATAATTCTATGGGACGATATTGAGTCCCACTTTAACCCTTCATTATTGGGCAAGGTAGTTGCTTGGTTTTCCAGTATACCTTCCCAAGTCTTGGTGACTACGCATAACCTTGATGTAGCAAAAGATATTGCAAAGGACGGTAAATGTATTGATGTTGATATAGATGAGGACGGAGTCTTAATTACAAAAGAAATACAAGACCTTGAAGAATATTTAAAGTTAGGCTTAGACCCTAGAGCGGTGATACGCAGTGGTAAAAGTAAAGCTATTAACCACTAG